Proteins from a single region of Strix uralensis isolate ZFMK-TIS-50842 chromosome 12, bStrUra1, whole genome shotgun sequence:
- the SLC9A5 gene encoding sodium/hydrogen exchanger 5 isoform X5, translated as MDFLLFGSLISAVDPVAVLAVFEEVHVNETLFIIVFGESLLNDAVTVVLYKVFNSFVELGPAHIHATDYVKGVVSFFLVSLGGTAVGLLFAFLLALITRFTKRVRIIEPLFVFLLAYVAYLAAEMVSLSSILAVTFCGICCKKYVEANISQKSRTTVKYTMKTLASSSETIIFMFLGISAVDTSKWAWDTALVLGTLFFILLFRAVGVVLQTYVLNRFRLIPLDRIDQVVMSYGGLRGAVAFALVILLDRAKVKAKDYFVATTIVVVFFTVIVQGLTIKPLVTWLKVKRSDHHKPTLNEELHEHAFDHILAAVEDIVGHHGYHYWRDKWEQFDKKYLSQLLMRKSAYRLRDEIWDVYYKLNIRDAISFVDQGGHVLSAAKLALPSMPSRTSMSESSVTNLLRESGSGACLDLQVIDTVRSRRDKEDAAMHHVLRGSLYKPRRRYKASYSRHFISPDKQERQDKEIFRQNMKRRLETFKSTKHNVCSSKSKARLKEKGRKKKNISLTSEAPNGKTHRNVPWQEAGCPILQTYSLHLAAAPVLVMVSSEEEESDSSETEREDDEGIVFIARATDEVLQGKTTPGSLDVCPSPCIIPPSPTLAEKELPWKGDQADLAVYVSSETTKIVPVDMQKAWNQSISSLESIASPPGIESGPQHRRFACPVLEEQPQSASQAMPEQSSCFQFPSHVSKSGRSQSDSSPDGAEQQELQPLMAMEEQGRMLPPAEPRWLMFNRPSHL; from the exons ATGGATTTCCTGCTCTTCGGCAGCCTCATCTCAGCTGTGGACCCTGTGGCAGTGCTGGCTGTCTTCGAAGAGGTCCATGTAAATGAGACTCTCTTCATCATCGTGTTTGGCGAGTCTCTCCTGAATGATGCTGTCACTGTG GTGCTGTACAAGGTCTTCAACTCTTTTGTGGAGCTGGGCCCAGCGCACATCCATGCCACGGACTACGTGAAGGGGGTAG TCTCATTCTTCCTGGTGAGCCTGGGGGGCACGGCCGTGGGGCTGCTCTTCGCCTTCCTCCTGGCCCTGATCACGCGGTTCACCAAGCGCGTGCGCATCATCGAGCCGCTCTTTGTCTTCCTCCTGGCCTACGTCGCCTACCTTGCTGCCGAGATGGTCTCGCTCTCCTCCATCCTGGC AGTTACCTTCTGTGGGATCTGCTGCAAGAAGTACGTGGAAGCCAACATCTCCCAGAAATCCCGCACCACAGTCAAGTACACCATGAAGACACTGGCCAGCAGCTCAGAGACCATCATCTTCATGTTTCTGGGCATTTCGGCTGTGGACACCTCCAAGTGGGCATGGGACACAGCACTGGTGCTGGGCACCCTGTTCTTTATCCTGCTCTTCAGAGCTGTGG GTGTTGTCCTCCAGACCTACGTGCTCAACCGTTTCCGCCTCATCCCCCTGGACAGGATCGACCAGGTGGTCATGTCATACGGTGGCCTCCGTGGGGCCGTGGCCTTTGCCTTGGTCATCCTGCTGGACAGGGCAAAGGTGAAAGCCAAGGACTACTTTGTGGCAACGACCATCGTGGTGGTGTTCTTCACTGTCATTGTGCAG GGCCTCACCATCAAACCCCTGGTGACGTGGCTGAAGGTGAAACGTAGTGACCACCACAAGCCCACGCTGAACGAGGAGCTGCACGAGCAT GCCTTTGACCACATCCTGGCAGCGGTGGAGGACATCGTGGGACACCACGGCTACCATTACTGGCGGGACAA GTGGGAGCAGTTCGACAAGAAGTACCTGAGCCAGCTCCTGATGCGGAAATCTGCCTACAGGCTGCGGGATGAGATCTGGGATGTTTACTACAAGCTGAACATCCGTGATGCCATCAGCTTTGTCGACCAG GGTGGCCATGTGCTCTCAGCCGCCAAGCTGGCGCTGCCCTCCATGCCCAGCCGTACGTCCATGTCAGAGTCATCGGTCACAAACCTCCT GAGGGAGAGCGGGAGCGGCGCGTGCCTGGACCTGCAGGTCATTGACACGGTGAGGAGCCGTCGGGACAAGGAAGATGCCGCCATGCACCACGTGCTGCGAGGGAGCCTCTACAAGCCTCGCCGGCGG TACAAGGCCAGCTACAGCCGTCACTTCATCTCTCCAGATAAACAAGAGCGCCAAGATAAAGAAATCTTCCGGCAGAACATGAAGAGGCGGCTGGAGACCTTCAAGTCCACAAAGCATAACGTCTGCTCGTCCAAGAGCAAGGCTAGGCTgaaggagaagggcaggaaaaaG AAGAACATCTCTCTAACCAGTGAGGCGCCCAATGGGAAGACACACAGAAATGTCCCCTGGCAGGAGGCAG GGTGCCCCATTCTCCAAACCTACTCCCTCCATCTGGCTGCAGCTCCTGTCCTGGTGATGGTCagctcagaggaggaggagagcgatAGCTcggagacagagagagaggatGATGAAGGGATTGTGTTCATCGCTCGAGCCACTGATGAGGTCCTTCAGGGAAAGACAACTCCTG GCAGCCTGgatgtctgtcccagcccctgcaTCATCCCGCCATCGCCCACCTTGGCAGAGAAGGAGCTGCCGTGGAAAGGAGACCAGGCTGATCTGGCTGTTTACGTCTCATCGGAGACCACCAAAATTGTGCCAGTGGATATGCAGAAGGCATGGAACCAAAGCATCTCCTCCCTGGAGAGCATCGCTTCCCCTCCAGGCATCGAGAGTGGACCTCAGCACAGGAGATTcgcctgccctgtgctggaggagcagccccagtcTGCGAGCCAGGCAATGCCAGAGCAGAGCTCCTGCTTCCAGTTCCCCAGCCACGTCTCTAAGAGCGGCCGGTCACAGAGTGACAGCAGCCCGGATGGCGctgagcagcaggagctgcagcctttgaT